A DNA window from Haliovirga abyssi contains the following coding sequences:
- a CDS encoding RNA methyltransferase produces the protein MRDKIYLGLVHYPVYNRRNDIVATSVTNFDIHDISRTCRTYEIEKYFIITPVDAQIELTKRIIGYWKDGDGKTYNTDREEAFSHTEIIDSIEDAVKKIEIETGKKPKIITTSAKIYPNSISYKELSKNIFEDDNSYFFIFGTGWGLIEDVMDMSDNILEPIRGNSKYNHLSVRSAVSIILDRVLGEK, from the coding sequence ATGAGAGATAAAATATATCTGGGACTAGTACATTATCCAGTTTATAATAGAAGAAATGATATAGTAGCAACATCAGTAACAAATTTTGATATTCATGATATTTCAAGAACATGTAGAACTTATGAAATAGAAAAATATTTTATAATAACACCAGTAGATGCACAAATAGAATTAACTAAAAGAATTATAGGATATTGGAAAGATGGAGATGGAAAAACATATAACACAGATAGAGAAGAAGCATTTTCACATACTGAAATAATAGATTCTATAGAAGATGCTGTAAAAAAAATTGAAATTGAAACTGGGAAAAAGCCAAAAATTATAACTACTTCTGCAAAAATTTATCCTAATTCAATATCTTATAAGGAACTTTCTAAAAATATATTTGAAGATGATAACAGTTATTTCTTTATATTTGGAACTGGATGGGGACTTATAGAAGATGTTATGGATATGTCGGATAATATTTTAGAGCCAATAAGAGGAAACAGTAAATATAATCATTTATCTGTTAGGTCAGCGGTGTCAATAATACTAGATAGAGTACTTGGAGAAAAATAA
- the trmD gene encoding tRNA (guanosine(37)-N1)-methyltransferase TrmD, which produces MKINILTLFPNMFDGMINESIIKKALNNNLVEINIINIRDYAKGKHKVTDDYPFGGGPGMVLKPEPLFEALAEMKDSKVILTSPQGEMFNQSIAKKLLKEKEITIIAGHYEGLDERVVDTFVDMEISIGDYVLTGGELPAMVISDAIIRLIPNVLNNSKSFEEDSFYNGLLDHPHYTRPAEYKELKVPAVLLSGNHEKIRKWRLKEALKRTLERRPELIKERELSKEEKKTIEEILNER; this is translated from the coding sequence TTGAAGATAAATATTTTAACATTATTTCCAAATATGTTTGATGGAATGATAAATGAAAGCATTATAAAAAAAGCTTTAAATAATAATTTAGTAGAAATTAATATAATTAATATAAGAGATTATGCAAAAGGGAAGCATAAAGTTACAGATGATTATCCGTTTGGTGGTGGACCAGGTATGGTTTTAAAACCTGAGCCACTGTTTGAGGCATTAGCAGAGATGAAAGATTCAAAAGTAATTTTAACTTCTCCACAAGGGGAAATGTTTAACCAAAGTATAGCAAAAAAACTTTTAAAAGAAAAAGAAATTACAATTATAGCAGGGCATTATGAAGGATTAGATGAGAGAGTTGTAGATACTTTTGTAGATATGGAAATATCAATTGGAGATTACGTCTTAACAGGTGGAGAATTGCCAGCAATGGTTATCTCAGATGCTATAATAAGATTAATTCCTAATGTATTAAATAATTCTAAATCTTTTGAAGAAGATTCTTTTTATAATGGATTATTAGATCATCCTCATTATACTAGACCTGCAGAATATAAAGAACTAAAAGTACCTGCCGTATTATTGTCAGGTAATCATGAAAAAATAAGAAAATGGAGATTGAAAGAAGCTTTAAAGAGAACCTTGGAAAGAAGACCAGAATTGATAAAAGAGAGAGAATTATCAAAAGAAGAAAAAAAAACTATAGAGGAGATATTAAATGAGAGATAA
- the rimM gene encoding ribosome maturation factor RimM (Essential for efficient processing of 16S rRNA) has product MEGLLNIGKISGTHHLKGEMKASSILNNLEILIGKKLILDNGKGIKKLVTVEKVSRMNTKKITLQVEEIKNKTDALSYIGCDIFVRREYIDDLESDEYFLADVKGMTVITIEGETLGKVDDIMSTAAHDIYIVNVDKGEIMIPDVKEFIKKVDLDSRIMTVKLIEGMRI; this is encoded by the coding sequence TTGGAAGGTTTATTAAATATAGGTAAAATATCAGGAACTCATCATTTAAAAGGTGAGATGAAGGCATCATCAATATTAAATAATTTAGAAATTCTAATAGGTAAAAAATTGATTTTGGATAATGGAAAAGGTATAAAAAAACTTGTAACAGTAGAAAAAGTTTCAAGAATGAATACAAAAAAAATAACATTACAAGTGGAAGAGATAAAAAATAAAACAGATGCACTTAGTTATATAGGATGTGATATATTTGTTAGGAGAGAATATATAGATGATTTAGAATCTGATGAATATTTTTTAGCAGATGTAAAAGGGATGACAGTTATTACAATTGAAGGAGAAACATTAGGGAAAGTAGATGATATAATGAGTACAGCAGCTCATGATATTTATATTGTTAATGTGGATAAAGGTGAAATAATGATTCCAGATGTTAAAGAATTTATTAAAAAAGTAGATTTAGACTCTAGAATTATGACAGTAAAATTAATAGAAGGAATGAGGATATAG
- a CDS encoding CBS domain-containing protein gives MIKIDIIISHSHLDLDGLASMIVAKKLYPNASLVFAGNVNENVHTLVGLYQDYLNIYKAKEINIDKVKKMIIVDTSGKNRIGKFKKILNKENVEIIIYDHHNQDEHSIITQNKFLSETGANTTFLLRIALEKIKELNFTEYEATILMMGIYEDTGSLSYSSTTPEDIKMAAYLLENNANLEIVNQYISKALKKDQVELFLKLIEAGEIIEFSVDSIFVGKYNNDSFVDGLDVVANKIKDIEGTNGVFILIGNDKNSYIIGRSSSLNIRVDDILSEFNGGGHSNAGSAVIKQENFEEIYKKLKKVILKNVKIEKLARDIMQYPVKTVFSDVKIKEVYKIMLRFGYSGIPIMENENLVGMISRKDIDKAISHGFSNAPVKAYMSGELITITQNTPLEKMKKLMIENEIGRLPILDENSNLIGIVTRSDILRNLYEIRKKTDKKNKKFEDNIKTVLKNRMKEDVLQLLLKIREVSEVRKEKVYIVGGIVRDLLLGIENFDLDIVVEGNGMNFAKELGEKLNAKKVVLHSKFRTGVVIVDEKLKIDVASSRVEYYEYPTSLPVVEYGNIKQDLYRRDFTINAMAIEIDYNKFGRLIDYFKGYSDLKNGKIRILHNFSFVEDPTRIIRGIRFAVRYNFEFDAETKRFAKLSVEEGFLKRLTWKRVKYEIELILNEKNPKKAIYMLEEYGVLKAIHKSIKLTKKTEVAFKNLEKYKEYITKLNLKQWIVYFLVLLEDLNSEELTNIFFKFHFPNKFIEKYKFGKIKREKIIDELKSSEKKSKIYNSLKKLSGDLILLLLITVDSEKEENKILEYINEIRNIKPLIMGKDLIKLGYKPNENFKNILNISFMYQLDNQELCKEELLQYIKNLNIFL, from the coding sequence GTGATTAAAATAGATATTATAATTAGTCATAGTCATTTAGATTTAGATGGACTAGCATCAATGATTGTTGCTAAAAAGTTATATCCAAATGCAAGTCTTGTCTTCGCTGGGAATGTAAATGAAAATGTACATACATTAGTAGGATTATATCAAGATTATCTAAATATTTATAAAGCTAAAGAAATAAATATAGATAAAGTAAAAAAAATGATAATAGTTGATACTTCAGGCAAAAATAGAATAGGAAAATTTAAAAAGATATTAAATAAAGAAAATGTTGAAATTATAATATATGACCATCATAATCAAGATGAGCATAGCATAATCACACAAAATAAATTTTTATCTGAAACTGGTGCAAATACTACTTTTTTACTAAGAATAGCTTTAGAAAAAATAAAAGAGCTTAATTTTACAGAATATGAAGCTACTATTTTAATGATGGGAATATATGAAGATACAGGTTCTTTATCATACAGTTCAACTACTCCTGAAGATATAAAAATGGCAGCATATCTTTTGGAAAATAATGCTAATTTAGAAATAGTTAATCAATATATATCGAAAGCATTAAAAAAAGATCAAGTAGAGCTATTTTTAAAATTAATAGAAGCAGGAGAAATAATAGAGTTTTCTGTGGATTCTATATTTGTAGGAAAATACAATAACGATAGTTTTGTTGATGGGTTAGATGTTGTTGCAAATAAAATAAAAGATATTGAAGGAACAAATGGAGTTTTTATTTTAATTGGAAATGATAAAAATAGTTATATAATTGGTAGAAGTAGTTCATTAAATATTAGAGTAGATGATATTTTATCTGAATTTAATGGAGGCGGTCATTCGAATGCAGGCTCTGCCGTAATAAAGCAAGAAAATTTTGAAGAGATTTATAAAAAATTAAAAAAAGTTATACTAAAAAATGTGAAAATAGAAAAATTAGCTAGAGATATAATGCAATATCCAGTAAAGACTGTTTTTTCAGATGTAAAAATAAAAGAAGTTTATAAAATTATGCTAAGATTTGGATATAGTGGAATACCTATTATGGAAAATGAAAATTTAGTTGGAATGATTTCAAGAAAAGATATTGATAAAGCTATTTCTCATGGGTTTTCTAATGCTCCTGTAAAAGCTTATATGAGTGGAGAGCTAATTACAATAACCCAAAATACTCCATTAGAAAAAATGAAAAAACTTATGATAGAGAATGAAATAGGAAGATTACCTATTTTGGATGAAAACAGCAATCTTATTGGAATTGTAACTAGAAGTGATATTTTAAGAAATTTATATGAAATTAGAAAAAAAACTGATAAAAAGAATAAAAAATTTGAAGATAATATAAAAACAGTACTAAAAAATAGAATGAAAGAGGATGTTTTACAGTTATTATTAAAAATAAGAGAAGTCTCTGAAGTTAGAAAAGAGAAAGTATATATTGTAGGTGGAATTGTTAGAGATCTATTATTAGGAATAGAAAATTTTGATTTAGATATAGTGGTAGAAGGGAATGGAATGAATTTTGCAAAAGAATTAGGAGAAAAATTAAATGCTAAAAAAGTTGTATTACATTCAAAATTTAGAACAGGAGTAGTTATTGTTGATGAAAAATTAAAAATAGATGTAGCTAGTTCAAGAGTGGAATATTATGAATATCCAACTTCATTACCAGTTGTAGAATATGGAAATATTAAGCAAGATTTGTATAGAAGGGATTTCACAATAAATGCAATGGCAATAGAAATTGATTATAATAAATTTGGGAGATTAATCGATTATTTTAAAGGGTATTCTGATTTGAAAAATGGGAAAATAAGAATATTACATAACTTCAGTTTTGTAGAAGATCCAACTAGAATAATTAGAGGTATAAGATTTGCTGTAAGATATAATTTTGAATTTGATGCTGAAACTAAAAGATTTGCTAAGTTATCAGTTGAGGAGGGATTTTTAAAAAGGCTTACATGGAAAAGAGTAAAATATGAAATAGAATTAATATTAAATGAAAAAAATCCTAAAAAAGCTATATATATGTTAGAAGAATATGGAGTCTTAAAGGCAATTCATAAAAGTATAAAACTAACTAAAAAAACAGAAGTTGCATTTAAAAATTTAGAAAAATATAAAGAATATATTACTAAATTAAATTTAAAACAATGGATTGTATATTTCTTAGTTTTATTAGAAGATTTAAATAGCGAGGAATTAACAAATATATTTTTTAAATTTCATTTTCCAAATAAATTTATTGAAAAATATAAGTTTGGAAAAATAAAAAGAGAAAAGATAATAGATGAACTTAAGAGTTCAGAGAAAAAATCTAAAATTTATAATAGCTTAAAAAAATTAAGTGGAGATCTGATTTTACTTCTGCTTATAACTGTAGATTCTGAAAAAGAAGAAAATAAAATTTTGGAATATATTAATGAAATTAGAAATATAAAACCATTAATAATGGGAAAGGATTTAATTAAGCTTGGATATAAACCAAATGAAAATTTTAAAAACATATTAAATATAAGTTTTATGTATCAGCTTGATAATCAGGAGTTATGTAAAGAAGAGCTACTACAATATATTAAAAATTTAAATATCTTTTTATAA
- a CDS encoding peptidase U32 family protein: MTKKIELLSPAGNLEKLEIVLHYGADAAYLGGELFNLRALADNFSNSDLEKAVVYAHNLGKKVYVTLNIIPHNEELNFMPEYVKYLEKIGVDGVIVADLGTFALVRENSNLNINVSTQASNTNWRSVKVWKDMGAKRVILARELALDEIKKIRDKVNDVELEVFVHGAMCMSISGRCLLSNYLTGRDANRGACAHPCRWKYNLVEEKRPGEYFPVFEDERGTYIFNSKDLCTIEFIDKIMDTGVDSLKIEGRMKGIYYAALATQVYRKAIDSYSDGKYEFKKEWLDELKTTSNRSFTSGFYLGKTDESSQNYDTNSSYSQTHQLVAKVIEKISDNEYKIQIRNRLFENEEVEIVKSDGTILKSKMPKFFNEKTEEYTDVVHPNTIARIKTDAKLEKLDLIRKKK; this comes from the coding sequence ATGACAAAAAAAATAGAACTACTATCACCAGCAGGAAATTTAGAAAAATTAGAAATTGTATTACATTATGGAGCTGATGCAGCTTATTTAGGAGGAGAACTATTTAATTTGAGAGCATTAGCTGATAACTTTTCTAATAGTGATTTAGAAAAAGCTGTTGTTTATGCCCATAATTTAGGGAAAAAAGTATATGTAACTCTAAATATAATTCCTCATAATGAAGAGTTAAATTTCATGCCAGAATATGTAAAATATTTAGAGAAAATTGGAGTTGACGGAGTTATTGTAGCTGATTTAGGTACTTTTGCTCTTGTTAGAGAAAATAGTAATTTAAATATAAATGTAAGTACACAAGCAAGCAATACAAATTGGAGAAGTGTAAAAGTATGGAAAGATATGGGAGCAAAAAGAGTTATCTTAGCAAGAGAATTAGCATTAGATGAGATAAAAAAGATAAGAGATAAAGTAAATGATGTAGAATTAGAAGTTTTTGTACATGGAGCTATGTGTATGTCAATTTCAGGAAGATGTCTGCTTAGTAATTATCTTACAGGAAGAGATGCTAATAGAGGAGCTTGTGCTCATCCTTGTAGATGGAAATATAATTTGGTAGAGGAAAAAAGACCTGGGGAATATTTTCCAGTATTTGAAGATGAGAGAGGAACTTATATATTTAATTCAAAAGATTTGTGTACCATAGAATTTATTGATAAAATTATGGATACAGGAGTAGATAGCTTAAAAATAGAAGGAAGAATGAAAGGAATTTATTATGCTGCATTAGCTACTCAAGTTTATAGAAAAGCTATTGATTCTTATAGTGATGGTAAATATGAATTTAAAAAAGAGTGGCTAGATGAATTAAAAACAACAAGTAATAGAAGTTTTACATCAGGATTTTATTTAGGTAAAACAGATGAGAGCTCTCAAAATTATGACACGAATTCATCATATAGTCAAACACATCAATTAGTTGCAAAAGTTATTGAGAAAATTAGCGATAATGAATATAAAATTCAAATAAGAAATAGATTATTTGAAAATGAAGAGGTTGAAATTGTAAAATCTGATGGAACTATATTAAAAAGTAAAATGCCAAAATTTTTTAATGAAAAGACAGAAGAATATACAGATGTAGTCCATCCTAATACAATTGCAAGAATTAAAACGGATGCTAAATTAGAAAAACTTGATTTAATAAGGAAAAAGAAGTAG